One Paracoccus methylovorus genomic region harbors:
- a CDS encoding PIN domain-containing protein — MRADFFDTNIVLYLLDDSPKADMAAGLLANGGVISVQVLNEALVNCIRKARMSWQEAGDFLAGVRELCEVVDLSARMHDVGLAVGERYGFSVYDAMIVSAALTSDCERLYTEDLQHDQLIEGRLRVVNPFRQ; from the coding sequence ATGCGCGCTGATTTCTTTGACACGAACATCGTCCTCTACCTGCTGGACGACAGCCCGAAAGCCGACATGGCCGCCGGCTTGTTGGCAAACGGCGGTGTGATCAGCGTCCAGGTACTGAACGAGGCTCTCGTCAACTGCATCAGGAAGGCCAGGATGTCCTGGCAGGAGGCAGGCGATTTCTTAGCTGGTGTGCGCGAGTTGTGCGAGGTGGTCGATCTCTCGGCGAGGATGCATGATGTGGGCTTGGCTGTTGGTGAACGATACGGATTCTCGGTCTATGACGCGATGATCGTCTCGGCCGCGCTGACCAGCGACTGCGAGCGGCTTTATACGGAAGATCTTCAGCATGATCAGCTGATCGAAGGCAGGCTTCGGGTCGTCAATCCCTTCAGGCAGTAA
- a CDS encoding quinone oxidoreductase family protein yields MRAAIVSAAGRAPVLGKLAAPVASIGEKLIQVNAAAISHVVKARASGAHYNAGEQFPFVVGIDGVGRLEDGSRVYFALPRPPYGSMADLIVADARLCVPVPEGLDDFTAAAIANPGMSSWAALSERSRLKPGETVLINGATGTSGRLAVQIARLLGAGRIIATGRNVKALGEAEALGADVTIQLGEDREQLERRFMQEFARGVDIVIDYLWGQSAECLLIAAVKAGRDAVPMRFVQVGSVATQDITLPSAVLRASAIELMGSGNGSVPVPRLIEITNEVLRATSSNDLKIAFKPVPFCDFDQAWPLDDSTCRTVFVMNTGGV; encoded by the coding sequence ATGAGGGCCGCCATCGTTTCTGCTGCCGGGCGGGCACCCGTTCTCGGAAAGCTCGCCGCTCCCGTGGCATCCATAGGCGAAAAGCTGATTCAGGTGAACGCCGCTGCCATCAGCCATGTCGTCAAAGCCCGAGCCTCGGGCGCACATTACAACGCCGGTGAGCAGTTTCCCTTCGTGGTCGGTATCGACGGCGTGGGGCGGCTGGAAGACGGCAGCCGAGTCTATTTCGCCCTGCCGCGACCGCCTTATGGAAGTATGGCCGACCTTATCGTGGCGGACGCAAGGCTTTGCGTCCCCGTGCCTGAGGGGCTTGACGACTTCACCGCCGCTGCGATCGCCAATCCCGGCATGTCCTCCTGGGCTGCGCTGAGCGAGCGCTCTCGGCTGAAACCGGGCGAGACGGTGCTGATCAATGGTGCCACCGGCACTTCGGGGAGGCTTGCGGTCCAGATCGCCAGGCTGCTTGGCGCGGGCCGCATTATCGCCACCGGCCGCAACGTCAAGGCTCTTGGCGAAGCAGAGGCGCTTGGCGCTGATGTGACAATCCAACTCGGCGAGGATAGAGAGCAGCTTGAGCGCCGATTCATGCAGGAGTTTGCCCGCGGCGTCGATATCGTGATCGACTATCTCTGGGGCCAAAGCGCCGAATGCCTGCTGATCGCTGCCGTCAAGGCAGGCCGTGATGCAGTGCCCATGCGCTTCGTTCAGGTGGGATCGGTGGCCACTCAGGACATTACCCTGCCAAGTGCGGTGCTGCGCGCTTCAGCGATCGAACTAATGGGCAGCGGCAACGGTAGTGTTCCGGTTCCTCGCCTGATCGAAATCACCAACGAGGTTCTTCGTGCGACCTCCTCCAACGATCTCAAGATTGCCTTCAAGCCGGTGCCGTTCTGCGATTTCGATCAGGCATGGCCGCTGGATGACAGCACCTGCCGCACCGTCTTTGTCATGAATACCGGAGGGGTGTGA
- a CDS encoding alpha/beta fold hydrolase, which produces MHSSKSKTPLADQHFFLSPQLSEGQSSDDDIDLNIIASTYRSIIDEHAFDEMVANWETKLTSSGGDTEHPKVSKGLFGQLLTFRNTLEKLDVPTESDPLKLAVSEVPGPAAVLSPNGNVAVINIAGERAFGKRQGAFMGTAVVAPNSLEDYRALLRAATGQGNAAQAILTILPVTEDYGESFLAEGYLIRVPGQSGAHIAIRSLEIAWGPRIAERLQQAFGLTQAESEVAHLFFRMRNLESIAAERGVSLLTVRTQIKSIMAKMGAPSNIDLMRLLAMIASREHVGLRGEAPVWHDPLGRERLIEMSDGRKIAWTWMGAKRGVPVVMLRGLPMTYLLPGDGEARLRDAGICLYVPSRPGHGNSTMDPSLDVMSDNLVVLRAFLDQIVDRPCLGVGLASGTLPLVVEAVADPSRFHGILAVGFSSGIDPSGVRRLPQIQRTLLQLADSAPWVAELMAKSGHRMMRQHGLDWYLERAFRNTPLNQQTVRNPDWTALIRNACEHLLKQGHATFVRELQLSCHRMDAALRELAIPMRYLAPLEDAGIDLASCRQLEKINPLITVEPVTDAAELVFYQRNDLILDRIIASAHRN; this is translated from the coding sequence ATGCACAGTTCCAAATCCAAAACGCCACTGGCCGATCAGCACTTCTTTCTGTCCCCTCAACTGAGCGAAGGCCAGAGTTCGGATGACGATATCGATCTGAACATCATCGCCAGCACCTATCGCTCGATCATCGACGAACATGCCTTCGATGAAATGGTTGCGAACTGGGAAACCAAGCTGACATCCTCCGGCGGAGATACTGAGCATCCCAAGGTCTCCAAGGGTCTGTTCGGCCAGTTGCTGACCTTCCGAAATACCTTGGAAAAACTGGACGTCCCGACGGAAAGCGACCCGCTGAAACTGGCGGTTTCCGAAGTGCCAGGCCCGGCGGCTGTGCTGTCTCCAAACGGCAATGTCGCGGTCATCAACATCGCAGGCGAACGTGCATTTGGTAAACGGCAGGGCGCGTTCATGGGCACCGCTGTCGTAGCGCCAAATTCCCTGGAAGACTATCGCGCGCTGTTACGCGCCGCCACCGGTCAGGGCAACGCGGCGCAGGCAATCCTGACGATCCTGCCGGTTACTGAGGATTATGGTGAATCCTTCCTGGCTGAGGGTTACCTCATCCGCGTGCCCGGTCAGAGCGGCGCCCATATCGCCATCCGTTCTCTGGAAATTGCCTGGGGGCCGCGGATCGCCGAGCGGTTGCAACAGGCCTTCGGCCTGACGCAGGCCGAATCCGAGGTCGCGCATCTGTTTTTTCGTATGCGCAACCTCGAATCAATCGCTGCAGAGCGAGGCGTGTCGCTGCTGACCGTGCGCACCCAGATCAAATCGATCATGGCCAAGATGGGCGCCCCCTCGAATATCGACCTGATGCGCCTGCTGGCCATGATTGCCAGTCGTGAACACGTCGGTCTTCGGGGCGAGGCCCCTGTCTGGCACGATCCCCTAGGCCGCGAAAGGCTGATCGAGATGTCCGATGGCCGCAAGATCGCCTGGACGTGGATGGGCGCGAAGCGGGGCGTACCGGTGGTCATGCTGCGCGGATTGCCGATGACCTATCTGCTGCCCGGCGATGGAGAAGCCCGGCTGCGCGACGCGGGCATCTGCCTATATGTTCCGTCACGGCCGGGTCATGGGAACAGCACGATGGACCCTTCACTTGATGTGATGAGCGACAATCTTGTCGTATTGCGGGCCTTTCTGGATCAGATCGTCGACCGCCCCTGCCTCGGTGTCGGATTGGCCAGCGGCACCTTGCCCCTTGTGGTCGAGGCCGTCGCGGATCCTTCGCGCTTCCATGGGATCCTGGCGGTCGGTTTCTCGTCCGGGATCGATCCTTCGGGAGTTCGGCGTCTGCCGCAGATTCAGCGCACCCTGCTGCAACTCGCAGACAGCGCGCCATGGGTGGCCGAACTGATGGCCAAATCCGGGCACAGGATGATGCGCCAGCACGGCCTGGACTGGTATCTCGAGCGTGCTTTCCGCAATACGCCGCTGAACCAGCAAACGGTGCGCAACCCCGATTGGACAGCATTGATCCGAAACGCCTGTGAGCATTTGCTGAAACAAGGTCACGCGACCTTCGTGCGGGAATTGCAGCTTTCGTGCCACCGTATGGACGCCGCGCTGCGGGAGCTTGCCATCCCCATGCGATATCTGGCACCCCTTGAGGATGCCGGCATCGATCTCGCATCGTGCAGGCAACTGGAAAAGATCAACCCCCTGATCACCGTTGAGCCGGTCACTGATGCGGCCGAGTTGGTTTTTTACCAGCGCAATGACCTCATCCTTGATCGTATTATTGCCTCGGCACACCGAAACTGA
- a CDS encoding MarR family winged helix-turn-helix transcriptional regulator: MPSRKNVKNAHIESHQIRELHAALIDIVSLMNRPQRDEDLVREAGISLDRALFPLLVGIERRGPVGIVELADGIGRDYTTVSRQVAKLESLGLAERRQSAADRRVNEAVVTPKDKAVTDKIDTARESNVRAIFETWEAHDVSELVRLMRKLAGAMKEERGSAD; the protein is encoded by the coding sequence ATGCCGTCAAGAAAAAATGTGAAAAATGCACATATCGAGAGTCACCAGATTCGCGAACTCCACGCAGCGCTGATCGATATCGTCAGTCTTATGAACCGGCCGCAGCGGGACGAAGACCTTGTGCGCGAAGCCGGAATTTCGCTCGATCGTGCCTTGTTTCCCCTACTTGTCGGGATCGAGCGGCGCGGTCCGGTCGGCATAGTGGAACTCGCTGACGGGATCGGCCGCGATTATACCACCGTCAGCCGTCAAGTGGCCAAGCTGGAAAGTCTTGGCCTGGCGGAGCGCAGGCAGAGCGCAGCCGACCGCCGCGTGAATGAGGCTGTGGTCACGCCGAAGGATAAGGCGGTGACCGACAAGATTGACACCGCACGCGAGAGTAACGTTCGCGCCATCTTTGAGACCTGGGAGGCGCATGACGTTAGCGAACTTGTGCGCCTCATGCGCAAGCTCGCCGGAGCCATGAAAGAAGAACGGGGGTCCGCTGATTAG
- the chrA gene encoding chromate efflux transporter: protein MADPPTRSIGSVGEVFAAFLKLGVTSFGGPIAHLGYFRDEFVLRRRWLSEVAYADLVALCQFLPGPTSSQVGFALGLMRAGWGGALAAFMAFTLPSAVFLIILALTATSIEGPLAQGLLHGLKIVAVAIVAQAVLGMSRSLCPDRERASIAVAAVLLLAVAPGSVGMMLAILFGTGAGAVLRRGQVVDETRSSVPVPKALGAAALVAFATLLAALPVFASLNQGLALADSFYRAGALVFGGGHVVLPLLEAETVQSGWVSAGTFLTGYGATQAVPGPLFTFAAWLGASMTLPPNGVFGAVNDVSDRRPESPAPTIPPRPTPPVRMPMACRRFLGSE from the coding sequence ATGGCTGATCCCCCTACCCGGTCCATCGGCTCCGTCGGCGAGGTCTTCGCCGCGTTCCTGAAACTGGGCGTGACATCCTTCGGTGGTCCGATCGCGCATCTGGGTTATTTCCGGGATGAATTCGTCCTGCGCCGAAGATGGCTGTCCGAAGTCGCCTATGCCGATCTGGTCGCGCTTTGCCAGTTTCTTCCCGGTCCGACATCCAGCCAGGTCGGGTTCGCGCTCGGTCTCATGCGGGCGGGTTGGGGTGGCGCATTGGCCGCCTTCATGGCATTCACGCTGCCCTCGGCCGTTTTCCTGATCATCCTCGCCCTGACCGCGACAAGCATCGAGGGGCCGCTGGCACAGGGGCTGCTGCATGGGCTCAAGATCGTGGCGGTGGCCATCGTTGCGCAGGCCGTGCTGGGGATGTCGCGCAGCCTTTGCCCGGACCGTGAGCGAGCCAGCATCGCCGTCGCGGCCGTGCTGCTGTTGGCCGTTGCACCCGGGTCGGTCGGAATGATGCTGGCCATCCTTTTTGGAACCGGTGCCGGCGCAGTTTTGCGGCGCGGACAGGTCGTCGACGAAACTCGGTCCTCCGTGCCGGTGCCAAAGGCTCTGGGAGCCGCCGCACTGGTGGCCTTTGCCACGCTGCTTGCAGCCCTGCCGGTCTTTGCCAGCCTGAACCAGGGGCTGGCCTTGGCCGACAGCTTTTACCGAGCAGGGGCGCTGGTGTTCGGTGGCGGCCACGTCGTCCTGCCGCTTCTTGAGGCAGAGACCGTTCAATCCGGCTGGGTCAGTGCGGGTACTTTCCTGACCGGCTATGGCGCAACACAAGCTGTGCCGGGCCCACTTTTCACCTTTGCTGCCTGGCTGGGAGCCAGCATGACACTGCCCCCGAATGGGGTCTTCGGCGCGGTCAATGACGTATCGGATAGAAGGCCCGAAAGCCCCGCGCCGACGATCCCTCCAAGACCAACCCCGCCGGTCAGGATGCCGATGGCCTGCCGCCGATTCCTCGGGTCCGAATGA
- a CDS encoding FAD-dependent oxidoreductase, with the protein MATDFAADVLICGAGAAGLTLAIELARRGVSFRLIEKRREPFRGSRGKGIQPRTQEILEDLGILNKIVAAGGTYPPMREYRDDGSYVEKDTGERPDPTPGEPYHIALMIPQFLTERIMRGRLVELGHGVEFGCELVGFEQSENGVTARLAGPNGEETVRVRYLVGADGGRSFVRHALGVNFPGKTLGVRAIVADATLTGLDRDAWHQFNDGDMERMVAICPLAGTDLFQIQAPIPLDGKIDLSAEGLGRIIGERTGGSNIQVNSVAWASAYAMHARLADRYRVDRVFLVGDAAHIHPPTGGQGLNTSVQDAYNLAWKLAAVLGGADYDLLDTYGEERRPVAESMLGLSTRLLDAQKQGGMRRGREVRQLNIGYPDSPLSRQLTERSGTLRAGDRAPDAPIRGAAGQPSRLFQLLQGPHWTLLVHGAGGETVAPRPGLHVHHIDPQGDVIDAWGHVHDAYELAPGECVLIRPDGYVGAFLILGADRTRKLARYLGHMGVGQLEEESK; encoded by the coding sequence ATGGCAACCGATTTTGCAGCAGATGTGCTCATCTGCGGCGCGGGCGCGGCCGGCCTGACGCTGGCGATCGAGCTTGCGCGGCGCGGGGTGTCTTTTCGGCTGATCGAGAAGCGACGGGAACCTTTCCGTGGCTCGCGCGGGAAGGGCATCCAGCCACGGACGCAGGAGATTCTTGAAGACCTGGGTATTCTCAACAAGATCGTTGCCGCCGGCGGCACCTATCCACCGATGCGCGAATATCGCGATGACGGCAGCTATGTAGAGAAAGACACCGGCGAGCGGCCCGATCCGACGCCGGGAGAACCCTACCATATCGCGTTGATGATCCCTCAATTTCTCACCGAACGGATCATGCGAGGACGACTGGTTGAGCTAGGTCATGGGGTCGAGTTCGGATGCGAGTTGGTCGGATTCGAGCAAAGTGAGAACGGCGTCACAGCACGCCTTGCAGGACCAAACGGCGAAGAAACCGTGCGTGTCCGCTATCTCGTTGGGGCAGACGGCGGGCGCAGCTTCGTGCGACACGCGCTTGGCGTGAATTTCCCCGGAAAGACGTTGGGCGTGCGCGCAATCGTGGCGGATGCCACGTTGACCGGCTTGGACCGCGATGCGTGGCACCAGTTCAACGACGGCGACATGGAGCGTATGGTCGCGATTTGCCCGCTCGCGGGAACTGATCTCTTCCAGATTCAGGCACCCATTCCACTGGACGGTAAAATCGACCTCTCGGCCGAAGGGCTTGGACGGATAATCGGCGAGCGCACAGGGGGCAGCAATATTCAGGTGAACTCGGTCGCATGGGCGTCGGCCTACGCGATGCACGCCCGGCTTGCCGATCGCTACAGGGTTGATCGGGTGTTCCTCGTCGGCGATGCCGCCCACATCCATCCGCCAACGGGTGGCCAGGGCCTCAATACCAGCGTGCAGGACGCCTATAACCTAGCCTGGAAACTCGCGGCCGTGCTCGGCGGCGCTGACTATGACCTGCTCGACACCTATGGAGAGGAGCGGCGGCCGGTCGCGGAATCAATGCTCGGCCTTTCAACCCGGCTGCTCGATGCGCAGAAGCAGGGTGGAATGCGCCGCGGCCGCGAGGTGCGCCAGCTCAATATCGGCTATCCGGACTCACCGCTCTCCCGACAACTGACTGAGCGCAGCGGAACCCTGCGTGCCGGAGACCGCGCACCGGATGCGCCAATTCGAGGCGCGGCTGGCCAACCCTCGCGACTGTTCCAACTGCTCCAAGGGCCGCATTGGACACTGCTTGTCCATGGGGCGGGCGGCGAGACGGTAGCGCCTCGGCCGGGGCTGCATGTCCACCACATCGACCCGCAAGGCGATGTCATCGACGCTTGGGGGCACGTCCACGATGCCTATGAACTGGCCCCCGGCGAGTGCGTGCTGATCAGGCCGGACGGCTATGTCGGTGCGTTCCTGATCCTTGGCGCAGACCGGACCAGAAAGCTCGCAAGGTATCTCGGCCACATGGGTGTGGGCCAACTCGAAGAGGAATCAAAATGA